A region from the Streptosporangium sp. NBC_01756 genome encodes:
- the rpsT gene encoding 30S ribosomal protein S20 translates to MANIKSQIKRNRQNEKARLRNKAVKSSLKTAVRKFREAADQGNVDEAVALQRVASRQLDKAASKGVIHKNQAANRKSAIAQRVGELSAAK, encoded by the coding sequence GTGGCGAACATCAAGTCCCAGATCAAGCGCAACCGGCAGAACGAAAAGGCCCGGCTGCGTAACAAGGCTGTCAAGTCTTCCCTGAAGACGGCGGTCCGCAAGTTCCGCGAGGCCGCCGACCAGGGCAACGTCGACGAGGCCGTCGCGCTGCAGCGCGTCGCCTCCCGTCAGCTGGACAAGGCGGCCAGCAAGGGCGTGATTCACAAGAACCAGGCCGCCAACCGCAAGTCGGCGATCGCCCAGCGCGTCGGCGAGCTGTCGGCCGCCAAGTAG
- the lepA gene encoding translation elongation factor 4 translates to MRIQPGQTDPAVIRNFCIIAHIDHGKSTLADRMLQITGVVDDRSMRAQYLDRMDIERERGITIKSQAVRLPWKMDDTDYVLNMIDTPGHVDFTYEVSRSLQACEGAILLVDAAQGIEAQTLANLYLAMNNDMTIIPVLNKIDLPAAQPEKYAAEIAHLIGCEPEDVLKVSGKTGVGVRELLDHVVRNIPAPVGDADAPARALIFDSVYDTYRGVITYVRVMDGHLGKRERILMMSTAAAHETLEIGVISPEPKIAEKGLGVGEVGYLITGVKDVRQSRVGDTVTSVGRPATEALSGYEHPKPMVFSGLYPIDGDDYPELREALDKLQLNDAALVYEPETSAALGFGFRCGFLGLLHMEIVRERLEREFNLSLISTAPNVVYRVIMEDGKEVTVTNPSEFPTGKVDKVFEPMVKSTVLVPSEFIGAIMELCQNRRGNLQGMDYLSEDRVEIRYTMPLGEIIFDFFDQLKSRTRGYASLDYEPSGEQESDLVKVDILLQGEAVDAFSAIVHREKSYGYGVEMAKKLRELIPRQQFEVPIQAAIGARVIARENIRAIRKDVLAKCYGGDISRKRKLLEKQKEGKKRMKMVGRVEVPQEAFVAALSTESSTDKAKK, encoded by the coding sequence GTGCGCATTCAGCCTGGCCAGACCGATCCCGCGGTGATCCGCAACTTCTGCATCATCGCGCACATCGACCATGGCAAGTCGACGCTTGCCGACCGCATGCTGCAGATCACCGGCGTGGTCGACGATCGCTCCATGCGCGCCCAGTATCTCGACCGTATGGACATCGAGCGCGAGCGCGGCATCACCATCAAGTCGCAGGCGGTCCGGCTGCCGTGGAAGATGGACGACACCGACTACGTCCTCAACATGATCGACACTCCCGGCCACGTCGACTTCACCTACGAGGTGTCCCGCTCGCTCCAGGCGTGTGAGGGAGCGATCCTGCTGGTGGACGCCGCGCAGGGCATCGAGGCGCAGACCCTGGCGAACCTCTATCTGGCCATGAACAACGACATGACGATCATCCCGGTGCTCAACAAGATCGACCTGCCGGCCGCCCAGCCGGAGAAGTACGCCGCGGAGATCGCCCACCTCATCGGCTGCGAGCCGGAGGACGTGCTCAAGGTCTCCGGCAAGACCGGCGTGGGCGTCCGGGAGCTGCTCGACCACGTGGTGCGGAACATCCCGGCCCCGGTCGGCGACGCCGACGCGCCCGCCCGTGCGCTGATCTTCGACTCCGTCTACGACACCTACCGCGGCGTCATCACCTACGTCCGGGTCATGGACGGTCACCTGGGCAAGCGCGAGCGCATCCTGATGATGTCCACCGCCGCGGCCCACGAGACCCTGGAGATCGGCGTCATCTCGCCGGAGCCGAAGATCGCCGAAAAGGGGCTCGGCGTGGGCGAGGTGGGCTACCTCATCACCGGGGTGAAGGACGTCCGCCAGTCGCGGGTCGGCGACACCGTCACCTCCGTCGGGCGCCCGGCCACCGAGGCGCTCAGCGGTTACGAGCACCCCAAGCCGATGGTCTTCTCCGGGCTTTACCCGATCGACGGCGACGACTATCCCGAGCTCCGCGAGGCTCTGGACAAGCTCCAGCTCAACGACGCCGCCCTGGTCTACGAGCCGGAGACCTCCGCGGCCCTGGGCTTCGGCTTCCGCTGCGGCTTTCTCGGCCTGCTCCACATGGAGATCGTCCGCGAGCGGCTGGAACGCGAGTTCAACCTCTCGCTCATCTCCACCGCGCCCAACGTGGTCTACCGGGTGATCATGGAGGACGGCAAGGAGGTCACGGTGACCAACCCGTCGGAGTTCCCGACGGGCAAGGTCGACAAGGTCTTCGAGCCGATGGTGAAGTCCACGGTGCTGGTCCCCTCGGAGTTCATCGGGGCCATCATGGAGCTCTGCCAGAACCGCCGGGGAAACCTGCAGGGCATGGACTACCTGTCCGAGGACCGCGTCGAGATCCGCTACACCATGCCGCTCGGTGAGATCATCTTCGACTTCTTCGACCAGCTCAAGTCCCGGACCCGCGGCTACGCGTCGCTGGACTACGAGCCCTCGGGCGAGCAGGAGTCCGATCTGGTGAAGGTCGACATCCTGCTCCAGGGGGAGGCGGTGGACGCCTTCAGCGCCATCGTCCACCGGGAGAAGTCCTACGGCTACGGCGTCGAGATGGCCAAGAAGCTCCGGGAGCTCATCCCGAGGCAGCAGTTCGAGGTCCCGATCCAGGCCGCCATCGGCGCCCGTGTCATCGCCCGGGAGAACATCCGCGCCATCCGCAAGGACGTCCTCGCCAAGTGCTACGGCGGCGACATCTCCCGTAAGCGCAAGCTGCTGGAGAAGCAGAAGGAAGGCAAGAAGCGGATGAAGATGGTCGGCCGCGTCGAGGTGCCCCAGGAGGCCTTCGTCGCCGCGCTGTCCACCGAGTCCTCCACCGACAAGGCCAAGAAGTAG
- the hemW gene encoding radical SAM family heme chaperone HemW, which yields MPSTLPDGDPVPASGRLPDSALHGLGGRPFGFYVHVPFCVTRCGYCDFNTYTASELGPGASHKDYADTAVDEVRRARANLGDVELPVETVFFGGGTPTLLPAADLVRILGAIEEEFGLAPGAEVTTEANPESVDPSYLAELRAGGFTRMSFGMQSAREHVLAVLDRRHTPGRPASAVREAREAGFDHVNLDLIYSTPGESDDDWRASLTAAIEAGPDHVSAYSLIVEDGTRLAARIRRGELPMPDDDVAADRYLIADAMLAEAGFEWYEVSNWATSEAGRCRHNLLYWTGGDWWGVGPGAHSHVGGTRWWNVKHPAAYAQRLAAGTSPAHAREVLTPQDRAVERLMLELRLVRGFPLKELERPPVVARALADGLLEVEPFKAGRAVLTLRGRLLADALVRDLT from the coding sequence GTGCCATCCACACTTCCCGACGGTGACCCCGTACCGGCCTCGGGCCGGCTCCCCGACAGCGCGCTCCACGGGCTCGGCGGGCGGCCCTTCGGCTTCTACGTCCACGTGCCCTTCTGCGTGACCCGCTGCGGTTACTGCGACTTCAACACCTACACGGCGTCCGAACTGGGCCCGGGCGCCTCGCACAAGGACTACGCCGACACCGCCGTCGACGAGGTACGGCGGGCGCGTGCCAACCTCGGCGACGTGGAACTGCCGGTCGAGACCGTGTTCTTCGGCGGAGGCACCCCCACCCTGCTGCCTGCGGCGGACCTGGTCCGGATCCTGGGCGCGATCGAGGAGGAGTTCGGGCTCGCCCCGGGCGCCGAGGTGACCACCGAGGCCAATCCCGAGTCCGTGGACCCGTCCTACCTGGCCGAGCTCCGGGCCGGTGGGTTCACCCGGATGAGCTTCGGCATGCAGAGCGCCCGCGAGCACGTGCTCGCGGTGCTGGACCGCCGGCACACGCCCGGCCGCCCGGCGAGCGCCGTGCGGGAGGCGAGGGAGGCCGGGTTCGACCACGTCAACCTCGACCTGATCTACAGCACGCCGGGGGAGAGCGACGACGACTGGCGTGCCTCGCTGACGGCGGCGATCGAGGCCGGGCCCGACCACGTGTCGGCCTACTCGCTGATCGTCGAGGACGGCACCAGGCTGGCCGCCAGGATCCGGCGCGGCGAGCTGCCCATGCCCGACGACGACGTGGCCGCCGACCGTTACCTCATCGCCGACGCGATGCTCGCCGAGGCCGGGTTCGAGTGGTACGAGGTGTCCAACTGGGCGACCTCGGAGGCCGGGCGCTGCCGTCACAACCTGCTCTACTGGACCGGTGGCGACTGGTGGGGCGTCGGCCCCGGCGCGCACAGCCATGTCGGCGGCACCCGGTGGTGGAACGTCAAGCATCCGGCGGCCTACGCCCAGCGTCTGGCCGCCGGCACCTCGCCCGCGCACGCGCGCGAGGTGCTGACCCCGCAGGACAGGGCGGTGGAGCGGCTGATGCTGGAGCTCAGGCTGGTCCGGGGCTTCCCGCTCAAGGAGCTCGAACGGCCGCCGGTGGTGGCCCGGGCACTGGCCGACGGGCTGCTGGAGGTGGAACCGTTCAAGGCAGGCCGCGCGGTGCTGACACTGCGCGGCCGTCTCCTGGCCGACGCCCTGGTCCGCGACCTCACCTGA
- a CDS encoding DUF4870 domain-containing protein: MSDRPEDPRQDPAAEEHTRRIDRPPRSGASQPGQGHPPPAPPYGTGGQGYPGAYEPSGPFQPGQGHPAPAAPPYGTGGHDHPQAGQGYPPPAPPYGTGGHGYQGAQPYGPGGHGYPGAYQPPGPYGGYGPPPGYGRPPGYGHPAPPGTYGPRPGSDDTTMATLAHLLGLLTWFIGPLVLYLAKKDESPYVRDQAAEALNFQLTLVIAYVVSWILAFMLIGFLLMPVVWIGSIVFMIIAAVAANRGENYRYPLSIRFLR, encoded by the coding sequence ATGAGCGACCGTCCCGAGGATCCACGACAGGACCCCGCAGCCGAGGAGCACACCAGGCGCATCGATCGACCACCTCGGTCCGGCGCCTCCCAGCCCGGCCAGGGTCATCCCCCGCCCGCCCCGCCGTACGGGACGGGCGGCCAGGGCTACCCGGGCGCCTATGAGCCCTCCGGCCCCTTCCAGCCCGGCCAGGGGCACCCTGCACCCGCCGCTCCGCCGTACGGAACGGGCGGCCACGATCATCCGCAGGCCGGCCAGGGCTATCCGCCACCCGCCCCACCGTACGGAACGGGCGGGCACGGCTACCAGGGTGCCCAGCCGTACGGCCCGGGTGGGCACGGCTACCCGGGTGCCTACCAGCCTCCCGGGCCGTACGGCGGGTACGGCCCGCCCCCCGGCTACGGGCGTCCGCCCGGCTACGGGCATCCGGCGCCTCCGGGGACGTACGGCCCCCGGCCCGGGAGCGACGACACCACCATGGCCACGCTCGCCCATCTGCTGGGGCTGCTGACCTGGTTCATCGGCCCGCTGGTGCTGTATCTCGCCAAGAAGGACGAGTCCCCCTACGTGCGGGACCAGGCGGCCGAGGCGCTCAACTTCCAGCTCACCCTGGTGATCGCCTACGTGGTCTCCTGGATCCTGGCGTTCATGCTGATCGGCTTCCTCCTGATGCCGGTGGTCTGGATCGGCTCGATCGTCTTCATGATCATCGCCGCCGTCGCGGCCAACCGGGGGGAGAACTACCGCTACCCGCTGAGCATCCGCTTCCTCAGGTGA
- a CDS encoding DUF3097 domain-containing protein → MYERDVLAENWRRPLKGKIPQVPAELDLVVEDAGGGFCGAVVACDKEAVTLEDRFGRRRLFPLEPAAFLLEGKVVTLVRPAAAPQAPRRSASGSIAVEGLRARVAKESRIYVEGVHDAALVEKVWGHDLRVEGVVVEYLEGIDHLPSIVAEFGPGPDRRLGVLVDHLVPGSKESRIASQVSSPHVLIVGHPFVDVWQAVRPSVLKIASWPPVPRGLPWKEGVIAALGWDLEPRDAWRRILGSVTTYADLEPELLGPVEELIDFVTAPGEND, encoded by the coding sequence ATGTACGAGCGTGACGTGCTTGCGGAGAACTGGCGACGCCCTCTCAAGGGGAAGATCCCCCAGGTCCCCGCCGAGCTCGACCTGGTCGTGGAGGACGCCGGTGGCGGCTTCTGCGGCGCCGTGGTGGCCTGTGACAAGGAAGCCGTCACGCTGGAGGACCGGTTCGGGCGGCGGCGGCTGTTCCCGCTGGAGCCCGCCGCCTTCCTCCTGGAGGGCAAGGTGGTGACGCTGGTACGGCCCGCCGCCGCGCCGCAGGCTCCCCGGAGGAGCGCCTCGGGCTCCATCGCGGTGGAGGGCCTGCGGGCCCGGGTGGCGAAGGAGAGCCGGATCTACGTGGAGGGCGTGCACGACGCCGCCCTCGTGGAGAAGGTCTGGGGCCACGACCTCCGGGTCGAAGGCGTGGTCGTGGAGTATCTCGAGGGGATCGACCACCTGCCCTCGATCGTGGCGGAGTTCGGGCCGGGTCCCGACCGCCGTCTGGGCGTGCTCGTCGACCATCTGGTCCCCGGCTCGAAGGAGAGCCGGATCGCCTCCCAGGTCTCCTCGCCACACGTGCTGATCGTGGGGCATCCGTTCGTGGACGTCTGGCAGGCGGTCAGACCCTCCGTACTGAAGATCGCCTCCTGGCCGCCGGTCCCGCGCGGCCTCCCCTGGAAAGAGGGCGTCATCGCCGCCCTAGGCTGGGACCTGGAGCCCAGAGACGCCTGGCGCCGTATTCTCGGATCGGTCACCACCTATGCCGACCTGGAGCCGGAACTCCTCGGCCCGGTCGAGGAGCTGATCGACTTCGTAACCGCTCCGGGCGAGAACGACTGA
- the hrcA gene encoding heat-inducible transcriptional repressor HrcA produces the protein MVDDRKLAVLRAIVEDYVSTNEPVGSKALVERHNLGVSPATIRNDMAVLEEQGYIAQPHTSAGRVPTDKGYRLFVDRLSQVKPLSSAERKAIETFLAGAMDIDDVVMRTVRLLAQLTRQVAVVQYPTLTNSAVRHVELVPLSERRLMFVLITNTGRVEQRVVELPDVVDETRVAHLRATLNACLDGCGLARVPDMVADLPARLPAEDRPLAATVLSVLLESLVDRHDEKIVFAGAANLAGADFTVGLRDVLEALEEQVVLMRLLGETSDLSALTVRIGSENPYTGLQGTSLVAAGYGSGDKQLARLGVLGPTRMDYPVTMGAVRAVARYVSQILAAS, from the coding sequence TTGGTCGACGACCGCAAGTTGGCGGTGCTCCGCGCCATCGTCGAGGACTACGTGTCCACCAACGAGCCGGTGGGTTCCAAGGCCCTCGTCGAACGGCACAACCTGGGTGTCTCGCCCGCGACCATCCGTAACGACATGGCGGTGCTGGAGGAGCAGGGCTACATCGCCCAACCCCACACCAGCGCCGGCAGGGTCCCCACCGACAAGGGTTACCGGCTGTTCGTCGACCGGCTTTCGCAGGTGAAGCCGCTGTCGAGCGCGGAGCGGAAGGCCATCGAGACCTTCCTCGCCGGAGCCATGGACATCGACGACGTCGTGATGCGCACGGTGCGGCTGCTGGCGCAGCTCACCCGTCAGGTCGCCGTCGTGCAATATCCCACCCTGACGAACTCCGCGGTCCGCCACGTCGAGCTGGTCCCGCTGAGTGAGCGCCGGCTGATGTTCGTGCTCATCACCAACACGGGACGGGTCGAGCAGCGCGTGGTCGAACTGCCCGACGTGGTCGACGAGACCCGCGTCGCCCATCTGCGCGCGACTCTCAACGCCTGCCTGGACGGCTGCGGGCTGGCCCGTGTCCCGGACATGGTCGCCGACCTGCCCGCCCGGCTTCCGGCGGAGGACCGGCCGCTCGCGGCCACGGTCCTGTCGGTGCTGCTGGAGTCCCTGGTGGACCGGCATGATGAAAAGATTGTCTTCGCCGGGGCCGCCAACCTCGCGGGAGCCGACTTCACCGTCGGACTCCGCGATGTGCTGGAGGCTCTGGAAGAGCAGGTCGTGCTCATGCGCCTGCTCGGTGAGACCTCGGACCTTTCGGCTCTGACGGTGCGGATCGGCTCGGAGAACCCCTACACGGGTCTCCAGGGCACATCGCTCGTCGCCGCCGGATACGGTTCGGGGGACAAGCAACTGGCCCGGCTCGGTGTGCTGGGTCCGACGCGAATGGACTACCCGGTCACGATGGGCGCGGTGCGCGCGGTGGCACGCTACGTCAGCCAGATCCTGGCTGCATCCTAA
- the dnaJ gene encoding molecular chaperone DnaJ, translating to MAKSDYYGTLGVRRDASAEEIKKAYRRLARELHPDVNPDPETQERFKDITQAYEVLSDANKRQMYDMGADPFASGAGAGAGGFGAGFPFSDIMDAFFGAAGGGGGRGPRSRARRGRNATIRVELDLSESAFGTTRELVVDTAVLCEVCTGSGAAAGTHPDTCDMCHGRGEVSQVTRSFLGQVMTSRPCPQCGGFGSIIRNPCQECSGDGRVRTRRTIKVRIPAGVEDGTHIQLAGEGEIGPGGGPPGDLFLEIVERSHEIFERRGDDLHCTVQIPMTAASLGTILTMETLDGPEELDIRPGTQSGQTIPLYGRGVQHLNENGRGDLLIHVNVETPARLDPAQEELMRELAKLRGEERPPGKFAPGQQGFFSRLRDAFNGR from the coding sequence GTGGCTAAGAGCGACTACTACGGCACCCTCGGGGTGCGCCGCGACGCCAGTGCGGAAGAGATCAAGAAGGCATACCGCCGCCTGGCTCGAGAGTTGCATCCCGACGTGAACCCCGACCCTGAGACCCAGGAGCGGTTCAAGGACATCACACAGGCATACGAGGTGCTGTCCGACGCCAACAAGCGTCAGATGTACGACATGGGCGCCGATCCGTTCGCCTCGGGTGCCGGCGCCGGTGCCGGGGGCTTCGGGGCGGGCTTCCCGTTCAGCGACATCATGGACGCCTTCTTCGGCGCAGCCGGCGGCGGCGGTGGCCGCGGTCCGCGGTCACGTGCCCGACGGGGTCGCAACGCGACCATCCGGGTGGAGCTCGACCTGAGCGAGTCGGCCTTCGGCACCACCCGCGAGCTGGTGGTGGACACCGCCGTGCTCTGCGAGGTCTGCACGGGCTCCGGCGCCGCGGCCGGCACCCATCCTGACACCTGTGACATGTGCCATGGCCGCGGTGAGGTCTCCCAGGTCACGCGGTCCTTCCTGGGGCAGGTCATGACCTCCCGTCCCTGCCCCCAGTGCGGCGGGTTCGGTTCGATCATCCGCAACCCCTGCCAGGAGTGCTCCGGTGACGGCCGGGTCCGCACCCGGCGGACCATCAAGGTCCGCATCCCGGCCGGGGTGGAGGACGGCACCCACATCCAGCTCGCCGGCGAAGGCGAGATCGGTCCGGGTGGCGGCCCGCCCGGCGACCTGTTCCTGGAGATCGTTGAGCGCTCGCACGAGATCTTCGAACGCCGGGGTGACGATCTGCACTGCACCGTGCAGATCCCGATGACCGCGGCCTCGCTGGGCACCATTCTGACCATGGAGACGCTCGACGGTCCGGAGGAGCTCGACATCCGGCCGGGCACCCAGTCCGGGCAGACCATCCCGCTCTACGGCCGGGGCGTCCAGCACCTCAACGAGAACGGCCGCGGGGATCTGCTGATCCATGTCAACGTGGAGACACCCGCCCGCCTCGACCCGGCCCAGGAAGAGCTCATGCGCGAGCTCGCCAAGCTCCGGGGCGAGGAGCGCCCGCCCGGCAAGTTCGCCCCCGGCCAGCAGGGGTTCTTCTCCCGGCTGCGGGACGCTTTCAATGGCCGCTGA
- a CDS encoding 16S rRNA (uracil(1498)-N(3))-methyltransferase produces MTAPVFLAEAADLARTEFTFGGPEGRHAAAVRRLRAGERLDLTDGAGTVAECVVRDAGKDSLRVEVLRRYEVPVPQPRLVVVQGLPKGDRGELAVEMMTEAGVDVIVPWAAARSVTRWKGDRAAKSLDRWRSTAREAGKQSRRFHLPEVTGPVTTAGVAALLSSAALGIVLHEEASSALSALELPGAGDIVVVVGPEGGVAEEEILAFREAGAVPALLGPTVLRTSTAGVAAAAVLQTRTGRW; encoded by the coding sequence ATGACGGCTCCGGTCTTCCTGGCCGAGGCGGCCGATCTGGCCCGTACGGAGTTCACGTTCGGCGGGCCGGAAGGACGGCACGCCGCGGCCGTACGGCGGCTGCGGGCCGGAGAACGGCTGGACCTGACCGATGGCGCGGGCACCGTGGCCGAGTGCGTGGTCCGCGATGCGGGCAAGGACTCCCTCCGTGTCGAGGTGCTCCGCCGTTACGAGGTTCCGGTCCCGCAGCCACGCCTGGTCGTGGTGCAGGGCCTGCCCAAGGGCGACCGGGGCGAGCTGGCTGTGGAGATGATGACCGAGGCGGGGGTCGACGTGATCGTTCCCTGGGCCGCGGCCCGGTCCGTGACCCGGTGGAAGGGCGACCGGGCGGCCAAGTCGCTCGATCGCTGGCGCTCCACGGCGAGGGAGGCGGGCAAGCAGTCTCGACGGTTTCACCTACCCGAGGTGACCGGACCCGTGACCACCGCCGGAGTGGCCGCGTTGCTGTCGTCGGCCGCCCTGGGGATCGTGCTGCACGAGGAGGCGTCCTCCGCGCTCTCCGCCCTGGAGCTTCCCGGCGCCGGCGACATCGTCGTGGTGGTCGGACCTGAGGGCGGGGTCGCGGAAGAGGAGATCCTCGCGTTCCGGGAGGCGGGAGCCGTACCGGCGCTGCTCGGTCCGACGGTGCTGCGCACCTCGACGGCCGGGGTCGCCGCGGCGGCCGTGCTTCAGACGCGCACCGGCCGCTGGTGA
- a CDS encoding SigE family RNA polymerase sigma factor: MAVTALYSAHYRSLVRLAVLLVRDMATAEEVVQDAFVAIHGAWRRLRDTDKALAYLRQSVVNRSRSVLRHRAVVEKYAPKGMPDAPSAENGAIGEFERSAVIEALRGLPARQREALVLRYYGDLSEAQIAHAMGISKGAVKSHTARGMAALRTSLEQLS, from the coding sequence ATGGCCGTTACCGCGCTGTACAGCGCGCATTACCGGTCGCTCGTGCGTCTCGCTGTGCTACTCGTCCGTGATATGGCAACCGCGGAGGAGGTCGTGCAGGACGCGTTCGTCGCCATCCATGGCGCCTGGCGTCGCCTGCGTGACACCGACAAGGCACTCGCCTACCTGCGCCAATCGGTCGTCAACCGATCCCGCTCGGTGCTTCGGCACCGGGCAGTCGTGGAGAAGTACGCTCCCAAGGGCATGCCGGACGCACCGAGCGCCGAGAACGGCGCGATCGGGGAGTTCGAGCGGTCCGCCGTCATCGAGGCACTGCGCGGGCTGCCCGCACGTCAGCGCGAGGCACTGGTCCTGCGCTATTACGGAGACCTTTCAGAAGCGCAGATCGCCCACGCCATGGGCATCAGCAAGGGCGCGGTCAAGAGCCACACCGCTCGTGGCATGGCCGCCTTACGGACCTCACTGGAGCAACTGTCATGA
- a CDS encoding histidine triad nucleotide-binding protein: MSEADCLFCKIVAGEIPAKIVHETDRTLAFRDVNPQAPTHVLVVPKDHYPDAAALAAADHGLADDVLKAAHAVAEQEGVADSGYRLVFNTGPGAGQTVFHVHGHVLGGRGLTWPPG; encoded by the coding sequence GTGAGCGAAGCCGACTGCCTGTTCTGCAAGATCGTGGCCGGAGAGATCCCCGCGAAGATCGTCCATGAGACCGATCGCACGCTGGCCTTCCGCGATGTCAACCCGCAGGCGCCCACGCACGTGCTCGTGGTCCCCAAGGACCATTACCCGGACGCGGCCGCGCTGGCCGCGGCCGACCACGGACTCGCCGACGACGTGCTCAAGGCCGCACATGCGGTCGCCGAGCAGGAGGGCGTCGCCGACTCGGGATACCGCCTGGTCTTCAACACCGGGCCCGGGGCGGGCCAGACCGTCTTCCACGTGCACGGACACGTGCTGGGCGGGCGTGGTCTGACCTGGCCGCCCGGGTAA
- a CDS encoding PhoH family protein: MSETNDSSRTSPPRSKGPSRTQAKVVIPDDHSMVSLLGSRDELLRVIEGAFRADIHVRGNEITITGSPEEGSTVVRLFEELSELVQGGAELTTDAVERSIAMLRMTSDRPAEVLSLDIISSRGRTIRPKTVNQKRYVDAIDKHTVVFGIGPAGTGKTYLAMAKAVKALQEKKVNRIILTRPAVEAGERLGFLPGTLYEKIDPYLRPLYDALHDMLDPESIPRLMAAGTIEVAPLAYMRGRTLNDAYIILDEAQNTSPEQMKMFLTRLGFNSKIVVTGDVTQVDLPGGTLSGLRVVQEILEGIPDIHFSRLTSADVVRHKLVADIVDAYGRYDETQRQTNAAPVIKGVVKRSRERT; this comes from the coding sequence ATGTCCGAGACAAACGATTCCAGCAGAACGTCCCCACCACGATCGAAGGGCCCCAGCCGGACCCAAGCAAAGGTGGTGATTCCGGACGATCATTCGATGGTCAGCCTGCTGGGCTCGCGCGATGAGTTGTTGCGGGTCATCGAGGGTGCCTTCCGTGCCGACATCCACGTCCGGGGCAACGAGATCACGATCACCGGCAGCCCGGAGGAGGGCAGCACCGTGGTGCGGCTCTTCGAAGAGCTGTCGGAGCTCGTCCAGGGAGGGGCGGAGCTCACGACGGACGCCGTGGAGCGCAGCATCGCGATGCTGCGGATGACCTCCGACCGTCCTGCCGAGGTGCTCTCCCTCGACATCATCTCCTCACGGGGCCGGACCATCCGTCCGAAGACCGTGAACCAGAAGCGCTACGTCGACGCGATCGACAAGCACACCGTCGTCTTCGGCATCGGTCCGGCCGGCACCGGCAAGACCTACCTCGCGATGGCCAAGGCGGTGAAGGCCCTTCAGGAGAAGAAGGTCAACCGGATCATCCTGACCCGTCCCGCGGTCGAAGCGGGTGAGCGGCTGGGTTTCCTGCCCGGCACGCTCTACGAGAAGATCGATCCCTACCTGCGCCCGCTCTACGACGCGCTGCACGACATGCTCGATCCCGAGTCGATCCCCCGGCTGATGGCCGCGGGCACGATCGAGGTCGCCCCTCTCGCCTACATGCGAGGCCGCACGCTCAACGACGCCTACATCATCCTGGACGAGGCGCAGAACACCTCGCCCGAGCAGATGAAGATGTTCCTGACGCGTCTGGGATTCAACTCGAAGATCGTTGTCACCGGCGACGTCACCCAGGTCGACCTGCCGGGTGGCACACTGAGCGGCCTGAGAGTGGTTCAGGAGATCCTCGAAGGCATCCCTGACATTCACTTCAGCCGCCTGACCAGTGCGGATGTGGTGCGGCACAAGCTGGTGGCCGACATCGTGGACGCCTACGGGCGTTATGACGAGACGCAGCGGCAGACCAACGCGGCACCGGTGATCAAGGGTGTGGTCAAACGCTCCCGGGAGAGAACATGA
- the ybeY gene encoding rRNA maturation RNase YbeY yields MSVEVNNESGVEVDEGLIVSLAGYVLGRMGINPLAELSILIVDEDAMAVLHEQWMGEPGPTDVLSFPMDELRPGPGSGARQEGDAPTDPALLGDVVLCPQVAARQASEAGHSTEAELELLCTHGILHLLGYDHAEPDEHKEMFGLQGELLESWREVRTQR; encoded by the coding sequence GTGAGTGTCGAGGTCAACAACGAATCCGGGGTGGAGGTCGACGAGGGGCTCATCGTCTCCCTGGCCGGATATGTGCTGGGACGGATGGGCATCAACCCGCTCGCCGAGCTGTCGATCCTGATCGTGGACGAAGACGCCATGGCGGTGCTGCACGAGCAGTGGATGGGGGAGCCCGGCCCGACGGATGTGCTCTCCTTCCCGATGGACGAGCTGCGTCCGGGCCCGGGCTCCGGAGCCCGGCAGGAGGGTGACGCCCCCACCGACCCCGCGCTCCTCGGCGACGTGGTGCTCTGCCCGCAGGTGGCTGCCAGGCAGGCGTCCGAGGCCGGGCACAGCACCGAGGCGGAGTTGGAGTTGCTGTGCACGCACGGCATTCTCCATCTGCTCGGTTACGACCACGCGGAGCCCGATGAGCACAAGGAGATGTTCGGCCTGCAGGGCGAACTCCTGGAATCGTGGCGGGAGGTGCGCACCCAACGGTGA